A stretch of the Streptococcus himalayensis genome encodes the following:
- a CDS encoding zinc-dependent alcohol dehydrogenase family protein gives MKAYTYVKPGEAAFVDVEKPVVRKPTDAVVRMLKTTICGTDLHIIKGDVPVVESGRILGHEGIAIVEEVGEGVTNFKKGDKVLVSCVCACGKCYYCRKGIYAHCEDEGGWIFGHLIDGTHAEYLRVPHADNTLYHTPEGVSDEALVMLSDILPTGYEIGVIKGKVEPGCTVAIIGSGPVGLGALLTAQFYSPAKIIMVDLDDNRLETALSFGATHKVNSADTEKAIQEIFDLTDGRGVDVAIEAVGIPATFDFCQKIIAIDGTIANAGVHGVPVQFDLDRLWIRNINVTTGLVSTNTTPQLLKAMESHKIAPEKLVTHYFKLSEIEEAYKVFSKAADHHAIKVIIENDISPEA, from the coding sequence ATGAAAGCTTATACATATGTTAAACCAGGCGAAGCAGCCTTTGTTGATGTTGAAAAACCAGTGGTTCGCAAACCAACCGATGCTGTGGTTCGTATGTTGAAAACAACAATTTGTGGAACAGACCTTCATATCATCAAGGGAGATGTTCCAGTTGTTGAAAGCGGTCGGATTTTAGGACACGAAGGTATTGCGATTGTCGAAGAAGTTGGTGAAGGTGTTACAAACTTCAAAAAAGGCGATAAAGTCTTAGTTTCTTGTGTCTGTGCATGTGGAAAATGTTACTATTGTCGTAAGGGGATTTATGCCCACTGTGAAGATGAAGGTGGATGGATTTTCGGTCACTTGATTGATGGTACACATGCAGAATATCTACGCGTACCGCATGCAGACAATACACTTTACCATACTCCAGAAGGTGTGTCAGATGAAGCTCTCGTTATGCTATCAGACATTCTTCCAACTGGTTATGAAATCGGTGTTATCAAAGGAAAAGTAGAGCCAGGATGTACTGTTGCAATTATCGGTTCAGGACCTGTTGGTTTGGGAGCTCTCCTTACTGCACAATTCTACTCACCAGCGAAGATTATCATGGTGGATTTGGATGACAACCGTTTAGAGACTGCTCTTTCATTTGGTGCGACTCACAAAGTAAATTCTGCTGATACAGAAAAAGCAATTCAAGAAATCTTTGATTTAACAGATGGCCGTGGGGTTGATGTTGCCATTGAAGCAGTTGGTATCCCAGCAACATTTGACTTCTGTCAAAAGATTATCGCAATCGATGGTACAATTGCGAATGCTGGAGTACACGGTGTGCCTGTTCAATTTGACTTGGATCGTCTATGGATTCGCAACATTAACGTAACAACTGGTCTTGTTTCTACCAATACAACGCCACAATTGTTGAAGGCTATGGAATCTCATAAGATTGCTCCTGAAAAATTGGTTACTCACTACTTCAAACTCAGTGAAATCGAAGAAGCTTACAAGGTATTCTCAAAAGCTGCTGATCACCATGCTATTAAAGTCATTATCGAAAATGATATCTCACCAGAAGCGTAA